From the genome of Nicotiana tabacum cultivar K326 chromosome 17, ASM71507v2, whole genome shotgun sequence:
gtcggccgtggaatcaatcatacgatcgatgttgggcagtggaaaggaatcgttggggcatgctttgttcaaatccttatagtccacacacattctaagtttgtttcctttttaggtactacaaccacattggctaaccattcagggtattttacctcccgaatggaccctatcttgagaagtttggttacctcgtcctttatgaatgcgtgttttTTCTTGGACTGGccccttcttttttgcttcaccgataTGAACCTAGGGTTCAAGCTCAGCTGGTGCGCCGTTATGTCTGGCgagatccctgttatatctaaatgagACCAGGAAAAATAgtcgatgttattgataagaaattgaatgagtttcttcctgagttcggggctcaaacccGTTCCCAGGTATTCCTTTTGTTCGGGCCAGTGTTCGATCGgtatgatttgctccagttcctcaattgttgatttggtggcatcgaaatcatcgggggttacgaaggatcgagggatccatcgGTCATCATTACCTTCTTCAATGTTCTGCTTACCTGCctgggtcgaagccgatgtctgtgattgctatttggcactCTGCTCTCCGACTGTGTTCCTTCTGAATCAGATCCTTTTATCGTCAAGGacgaggatattgattttgcttcttcgacggagaacatttcatttgcggccggttgttctccgtacactattttgacacctctcgatgttgggaatttgaggacctggtgtagggtctaGGGTACGACTCTCATGCTGTGGATCCACGaccttccaaaaagggcgttatatctcatatcacctttgatcacgtgaaactttgtttcctggatggttccggccacgtttattggtagggtAATCTCatctttggtggtttcacatgccatattgaatccgtttagaaccagagttggGGGTACAACCTGATCttgcaggccgagctgttctacgaccctcgatctaacgatattggccgagctacctagatcaattaacacacgcttaatcttagttttattcatgagtacggatattatcAGCGCATCAttatggggttggatgattcTCTTTGTATCTTCATCACTGAAGGACAAAGTCCGTATGGGTGtataatcttgagttcgagatcgcttttccctcacaatcgatgttttagtgcgtttaagcatcggtccctgaggggtatcgacgccgccaatgatcatgtgaatgacgtgttgcgTTTCTTCTGGatcgttttgcttgccgaattCCTTATTCCTAAAATGGTTCTTCTCCCTATTACTCAGAAATTCTCGAAGGTgtcctttgttaaataagcgggccacttcctctcttagatgcctgcaatcttccgttctgtggccatgggtgccatgatattcgcacatttgattaggattcctttgggcaggatcggtctgcatgggtcgaggccatttggtgtctttgatgtgctcgatggccgatacgatggcggatgtaccaatgttgaagttatactccgataatcgagggacttctataggatcggcatatttatcaaagccgctcttgctcataagtccccgagaattttgtcctcgatcagTTCTTCGGTTGTTCTAAATGGCATCACGTGCTGAACCGTTGTTCATCCGATCTGTGTCATACGGTtggtatcggtctctgttcgacctttgttctctgttgaTTTCCCTCTTATTTTTAGTGGTTGTGTGGTTCTGACGTACGGGCCCATACGGagctcccaattgatcatcttcaaccctgatttttgattggtaccggttgtgtacatctgcccaagttattgctgggtactcgatcaaattttgtttcagccaacgtgatgctgtcgaacttagcccgttcagtccttgggtgaaagcttgtacggcccaatcatctgtgatcGGTGGCAAGTCCatacgttccatttgaaatcgggatacgaattccctcagcattttgttacccctttgttttactttgaagagatccgatttccttgttgcaacttttatggcaccggcgtgtgcttttacgaacgaatctactaacatggcaaatgaatcaatagaatttgtggtaagttgtgataccagatcattgcttcctttgcgagggtctctccgaactttttcaacaacacggattcgatctcattatCCTCCAAATCGTTTCcgttgatggcacatgtgtaggaggtgacgtgttcgttaggatcggtcgtaccgttatatttgggaattttaggcatacggaattttttagggattggttttggggccgcgctcGAGGAAAAAgacttttgtatgaattttttcgaatcgagcccttttatcatttgcagagcccccgggatttgatcgaccctagcgtTATACGTTTTcatttttttgtcgttggcttcgactcgttttgtgagttccacGAGTAATTTAGCAATTTCAGGAACGGTCCCCGATTCctgctcgtttgatttcactacgGCGGTAACCGTTCTGGGCGTGACTTCTCGAAGAAGCGGATTGGAGTTCGGTCCGCTTTGTATATGAGTTCGGCTGTGCAACAGAGCTATCTCTGTTTATTgggcttgtaacatttcgaaaatcatacgcaagctggcCCCGATTTCCCCCGTGCTGCAGGTGTCTCGGGCTATGGGTCGAGCACCGCCCTGAACGCTTCTTTCCGGTTCAGAACGCTGATTCACTTCTAGAGATATTTTTGAATTGATATCCtatggtacttcggctcgaatttcgggctcttcgattcgagcctcgttgCCGTTGTCAGGTAGCCTTCCGGCCCCGGgcgccaagttgttggtttcatcttgaaggccggctccGAGGTCGATAGGTATAGCCATTTTGAAGTTGTAAACTGGAGAGTactgtagatttatatcaaacaatcactgttacccttagccccacggtgggcgccaagctgtttacccgaaaaatcggataatgtTAAATTTAGATATGATTCTAAGGGTATGCGAGTTCCTTTGATACAAAATGACAATACATGTATTTTTGCTATAAAATGGGAATGATGGACGAGAAGACTGAAATGAGTTGGAAAAACAAGCACAATAAAATCTTGATGTATCTTGGAGGACCTGTCTCTATTGCAATCTATCTCTCTTTTTATAGTAAAGGATCACtgctttatctataacaacataataaaataatacatatagtggaggacccatgatggtttgtctcttccttgattctggccaagattctctccctcggtgcggttgtaacggctcttgtctacgAGCTTGGCACTGGCTCGAACTCGGTGTTAGATCGAACCCCAATCTTGGTTCGAGCTCGGTTCTGCTTTGGGGCATCAATATTCGGGACCTGTATCGATCAGTGTTGCCCCGTAGTCCGATTCTGACActggctcgataatgatatcgagttttgcCGTTGATTGGTCTTATAGCTCGAAGCTCGATGTCCCTACTTCGGAATTCGTCCGAGCTTTCCTTGTggatacccttcgattgaaacgACATTGTCTCGACCGAtctttatgactgagaatcgGTTTCGACCGTACACAGCAATGTATATTACTAAGTCCAAAAGCACCTAGGTGGTTTATTTATTCTATATTGCCATTGTACAAAAGTAGAAATGAGGTAACTTCGATACAGTTGACTTGGGATTGGCATAATGAATTTATCAATTACCTACAAGAGAGCGGCTCGGCAACTTAAGATCCGGTAAACCATGTATTGTTTTATTGAAGGAAAACTGTACCGGGGAAAATTTAGTGGTCCTTTAGCTAAAGTGCCTAGACCAGGAGAGAGATTATACGACGAGAGAAGTAAATGAAGGACATTGTAGCAATCATTTTGGGCCAGACCTTTAGCTCAAAAACTCATTACAGTCAGATACTATTGGCCTCCAATGCAGTAAGACACGAAAGAATTTGTCAAGAAATGTAAAAAATGTAAACATTTCGCCCATATACTACACCAGTCGGGCCGAGCCACTCCATTTTGAAATCATTATAAACATTCATTTAAGTTTTTAGATTATGCTTTAGAAAAGCAAGCATTTCAAAGATTAAAGTCTTAATTATCTCGAGTTCAGTAAGTCCCTCAAGCACTAAAGGCTCAAACCCCGTCTTAAATGACATCCAATGGTCCCAATCTATGTAACACATTGAATAACATGATCAATTATCCTATCAAGACCCATTTTATAGTTTTTAAGAAAAAGTCAAAGTCAAATTTGAAAGTCAATTCACAATCAAATTAGTCAAACCCCGAAACAAAATGTAGAATCAGATTATCCATTAGTTCACCATCCAATTCCATGAATAGATTCATGATTAGGGTCGATTTACCCATTCAAATCTAGGATTTACTATTTTAGGTACTTCGATAAAACATCTCCAATTCCTATCACTCGATCTTATGTTTTGAGTGTCAAATACTACTCAAAGAGGGATGTAGAATCATTGCGTTAATCCATTAGGCGATGAATCCCCAGTCCAAGTAGCTAAAGTTCGTGGCTGAAAATGAAGCATGTCCTTTCATATTTAAGCCTGGACACCTAGCAATCGCGATTGCAGTCACGTCTCTACTATTGTATAACGGATCTTGCCTAATTTTGGCGTTCGCGACAACACCTTCGCTAGTGATGATAACCCTAGGATGGGCCATTTTTCACGTTCACGAGCTCCTAATTGCTACCATGGTCAACAATTGGTGGAAGTGACTGATACAATAAATgtgatttcaattttgattataTAAAGTATTGgtgaattctttttatttttattttttggaaaagaaAGTACTGTAATCATTCTGTATAATGGAGATAGGAGGAAAGGAATGGACAAGATTCTAACTTTGGACGCAATTGTCCCGGTAACATGCATTTTAGAAGCGTCACCCGAGAAATGCGGCTACTTGATCACATATTGTTtaaaaattcattgaaaatattaTATCTCATATTCTTTTAAAATGACTTTTCCACCACTTAGAATTTTAAGGATAacgatttgttttctttttctttttttactttgcTTCATATCTATAGATTGAAGTACAATAAACATCTTTGTACTATGATTATGTAACACGAAACCCTCATTTTTTGAAACCAAGATCTTAACTCCATTAATCTTCTAATTACTGAATATTCTGTAACGATGAATTAAAGAAAAGTGATGCGTAGTCTCAAATACTTTTATGGGTAATTTTTTTTACTACTTTTCTCTAAGTCTATTGTGAGACTACAACTATGTTTAGCATTTGCATTACTTTTCACAACTCGAGTAATCTCATACTGCAAAGAAATGCTCCGTCagtatcttttctattttttttaaaaaaactcttTTGGCCTTTACAAGTTAGTTTTAAATTTCTATGGTTAAAGTCTCCCATTTTTCATCATTAAGAGAGTTAAATACATGTCAACTGATGCCAATACTTTGTAGTATTTAATTATAGATTGTATAATATGTAACATTTGAGATGGAAATAAtagtaaataattaaaaaaatatctggaatttatttttcttaatgtatGATATTACTCATAAACTTTTTGTAAATACAACGCTTGAAATTCAAAATGTATATCATGTTAATTCAGGTAAGAGAAGAGCTAATAAGAAGAGTTTGGGTAATGTATTGTCACTTAATCTTTCCaactaataataaaattatataaatatttttatcacaTTAAAATAATTGAATTATGTATGATAATTGCTCAAAAAATAGAAATGTCCATAAGgtcaaattaacaaaaaatgtaGAGTTAGGAAGAGAGAGAGAACAAAATATATGTTAAAGTTAAAATAGCACAAACAGTTGCATTGATTTGATCCGCATGATGATGTAAATGGAGGCACACATTGAAAATGAACCAGCTCAAAGCCCTAAATAGTTTAATCAGATTATTAATACTACTACTActtgtttaattaattaaaatactcCCTTTTATATTATCCCCACTTGTTGCGTATGGAAATGAGCACTTTTATGTGAAAAGTCAGCGACCTCCCCTTTCTTCCTCTCTTCAGAATATCCATCAAAccattttctctctctctttctttgctttcttgagaagaagaagaggagaaaacaaacaaaacaaagcaTTTGTTTCAATATTCTCTGATCTTTTGCTTCTTTGCAAAATTAGCCACAAGAGTACAACAAGTCTTTCTTAGCCTAAATATATACAAGTGCATGTTCTTTACGTCTGTTTGGTGCAAAACATACCAAACTATTCTTTGTGGACTATCAAGAATAGGTCAAATCAAGAATCTGCTGCTGCTTAACAATTCTTTCTCAAAGTCATACATAGAGAAAAGCAAAAATTAAGGCAATTATAGCTAGGCATGTGCAGCAAGTTCCAGCTGCAAAAAACAACCATGGAGAACAATTATCAAGGTGATTTAGCAGATATATTCCTAGGTAGCAGTGGACAAAATATAAGTGGTGCAAATAATATCACCACCACCTCTGGTGAGTCATCACcgactgttactgctgctgctgttactGACGGATGGCTAGGTCAGTTCCCTAGCTATCCGATAAATTATTCGGCCTCTGGAATTGAAGAACCGTCAGTTCAAGATTTTGGAGATCCGTTTTGTAACTTGAGAGATCCACTTCTCCATGATCTTGATATGATGCCTGCCGGTTCCAACTTATTCATCTCGAACAAggacaatatcaacaataacaatgataaTATTAGTCTTTTTGGACCGAAAATTCTTGAGGAGACTGAAATGAAAAGTCGACCAACAGGCAATATCTTTTCAAGGATGCTTCAGATCTCTCCTACTACCAAGTTGGCGGCGATGTCACCATGTAATTCTCCGATGACTGCTGCCGTAGCCTTGCAACCGCCCTCCACTGTTATTGCTACTGGTGGTGCATTAGTTGCTAATGATGCAATTATGTTTCCTAATTCTTCTAAAACTTGCTTAGTGGAAAACTCTGGCTTGCAGATCTCATCTCCGCGAAATACGGGTATCAAACGAAGGTGAGTAAATTCTTGAAAATTAATATACTATACTTGAATTGAAAATTCTTACTATATTTTATGTAATGCCCAGATCATAGAGTACTGCAAATTGTGTAATTTATTTCATACGAACATGATTGATGCCTAGTTTTAAGAGATTTTTATGACTTCACCTTTTTTCAATGAGCAAGCAGAAGAAAGGTAGAAAAATCATGTAAACAGTATATACTACTCCTACTATGTAGATTTTAATGAACCATATCAAACATAGGGTCCTGAGTgaacaattgaaaaaaaaaagaaggaaaaccaGAATATATTGATATGTATATATGCATGAAATCCGGGTGATATTTCCCatctaaattaataaaagcatctAGAACTACTTCTTCAATCACAGACTTAGCTTTCAACTTGTTTATCTTTCTTTACTTTTTAATCGAAAAAACTACCAAGAAAGGGGCTTTTCAATTTGTGTCCATCACTTTCAGCTAGAAATATTTCCATGATTACCTCTTGTCAACAAGAAGTAGAACAGTTTTGACACGACTGAAAGTAAAGTCGATCGATTTGAAATCAATCGTCTAAATACCAAAGATTTCATTTGATGCATCCAAAATCTCACACACTCACCAGGAGCCTTTTAAATTTTCAGTCAACggtattgaaaatgaaaagaaaaatacaaataagtCCTGCATTAGTTGAtacaaaaggtttcttgatgtaTTAGGGTTTATTATGCAAAAGtgaagtatatatattttaatttgcAGAAAGAGTCAGGCGAAAAAGGTGGTATGTATaccagcaccagcaccagcaaacAGCAGGCAAGGTGGAGAAATAGTTCCATCAGATCTATGGGCTTGGAGAAAGTACGGTCAGAAGCCAATCAAAGGCTCCCCTTACCCAAGGTCAGTAATTACTCATACTAAGCTGAAAGAACACAGTTTCTGTACATCTGCACTGACAATGTGTTTTACTCTAAGAAGATTTTGTGTTTCCTTTGTGACAAATTgggaattttctttagaaatcaCCAATTGTTTTTTATCGTCCGTAAAGACTTCTCTGAACAAGCAAGCTTTTGCAAAGTCCAATGGATGCTTTTAAGCTTCTTTGGAAATTAAGAGATAATACTACAATTATTATTGTTTTAAGTGATGAATTTAATTGTACTAATAAAAATTCCAATGATGTTCTTCTGATTAATAAAAACCCAAAGTTGCAATTATGATGCAACTCATCATTCATCTTTCATCCTCGAAAGATTTACGTGAGTAGAGTTCATTcacttcaaaaataataatactcCCCCCTTCCAATTTATGTGAGGcacaaagttttaaaaaatgaaaattttggaatttgtggtcctaaaaaAGTGAGAAAAGGATCcaaaatatttgtgtggttataaactCTTCTAGTTAAGGGTATAATtagaagtttaagctaaattgtttcaaatttagaaatgagtcattctttttggaatggatcaaaaaacaaaaaaaatagattcacataaactggaacggaggaaaaaataattaatgaaccAATACACTACTACTACTATCTTCGGtccatatttaatatttttgtataccccTTAGGAAAGACAGTTAATCATTAGATTAGTATATGTTTTGTCTGAAAATTTTGGAACAAATACAGGGACTCCATAAATTAATATTTAGAGTTTTGGTCATCTGAAATGAATGCAGGGGCTACTATAGATGCAGTAGTTCTAAGGGATGTTCAGCAAGGAAACAAGTGGAAAGGAGCAGGACAGACCCAAACATGTTAGTCATCACCTACACTTCAGAGCACAACCATCCTTGGCCAACCCAGAGAAATGCCCTCGCTGGCTCAACCAGGTCTCAGCCTAATAATTCCAAACACACTACTACTTCAACCTCTAAGAACAACACTAATTCAAAAGATGATGAACAAAACACTAGTACTGTTGCACAAGTGAATATTTCAAAAGTGAAGGAAGAGGTGGCTGAATTACAAGACCTAAGGCATGATCATCATCATCAGCAACTTGCTGTGGAAATGCATGATTTCGAATTCTCTAAAGACAGTTATCAGCCAATATTACCAGACTCATCATCGAACCACTCTCACGAGGATTTCTTCGCCGATTTGGTAGAACTCGAAGCTGACCCTCTAAACCTTTTGTTCGCCAAAACTCTCTCGGGAGATATTAATGAAGCGGGACAGAAGAAGGCCATTGATGCGTTCAACTTGTACGATTGGAgtggaaacaacaacaataagagtCAAGCCGACCCATAACAAGATTCGATCAAACAcagggaaaaaaagaaaataaagaagcacACTAAATCTCACTTGGTACATATTCTTGACTAGTGCTATAGTTTCTTGGGTGAGAATTTTCTGCAAGGTCGTGAGAGCATAAGCCAAGTAAAGAGGGATTGATATCTCTTGGCTATAATTttcctcctctttttttttttttttttttctttctgttgtGCATTAATTTGGTGTAGCTAGCCTAGTATTGCTGCATACTGTACAAGTATCACTTTTTCATAATCTTGTCTTCTGACTTAGCAGAACAGTGAAGAGATTAGGAAAGGAAAAAGTAGGAAAAGGAGTGCTGGTTGATTGGGAGCAGGGCCTACGAGAGAGAGTCCTCCATTCCTTTTGGGAATATTAGTGGATGGGACAGAAAGCTGAGGAACAGAAGGTTTCAACAGTTAAAAGCTAGCTAAGCAAGTACATCGTCTATCGGATCAGACATGACCAGATAGAGGCGATTGACGTGCGATGGAACTCCCATCTTTTTAGTGGGATAAATAATTGAAGCCTACTCCCCTCATTTACCATACGCTCCaacaaaattgaaaaagaaaaataggaggaCCCAAAAAGCTTCtctatttcctttctttcttactGATTTAACAAAAATGTTTATTTAGAAAGAAAGGATCATGgtactaattaaataataaaactgaGGTTTAAAAggaattcttcttcttttgtgaCATGACAAAAGCGTTTAAGGTGGTCATGTCTGAGGTTTTTTGAGAAGATACGTTGACAAGATGCAAGCTTCGGGTTCCTCAGCTTTCTGTTTGTTAATTCCATTATATTATTTTAGTTGTGTTTGTTTTGGATATTGTATGTAGTTTACGAAGCTTTTGAGATAAGTTAGAAGttttttgttcatatttttatttttccctaaatataataatttcagtCAATCTTCTATTATACTccatccgttttaatttatgtaacTCATTTGATTGGGCACataatttaagaaaagaaagaagatttttgaacttgtgatgtaaaatgagacacatatatattgtgtggctataaatcattgcataaatataaattgtttccaaataaggaaagatattattctttttggcatgaattaaaaaggaaatatgttcacataaattaaaacagagggGGTATGtcgaaagagagaaagaaaattcttttttatcatttatatgtaatgacccgactagtTGTTTTGAGTTTTAAGATCATATTTCCCTATTTAATACTTCCTCTAGGttcatttgatgttttatgacttatgGATATGGCTGGTACAAGTCCCGAGAGGTTCCAGAGTGATTTATAATACTTAGGGATCATTTGGCAGGATATATATTAGGGAAAATAATACATTATATTAGCTTTGATATTATTAATACATTGATTGGTAGTGTTTTTGACTTATgtaactaatacaagtattagttatacacctTATTCAGTACTATTCTTATACATATCAAATAATGGCATTAGCAATACTATGATTTTTAATACATGAATAAGCATGTATTAAAGAGAGAATTCTTTTTTATCATttatgtgtaatgacccgaccaattGTTTTATGTTTTAGGATCCTATTTTCCTATTTGATACTTCCTCTAGGAAcatttgatgttttatgactttGTGGATATGGGTGGTACATGTCCCGAGAGGTTCCAAAGCGATTTACACTTCTTAGGGATAGTTTGGTAGGATATAGTAGGGAAAATAATACATTGATTGGTAGTGTTTTGAACTTATGaataactaatacaagtattagttatacacctTATTCAGTACTATTCTTATACATATCAAACAATGTCATTAGCAATACTATGATTTTCAATACATGAATAATCATATATAAAGATAGAAATTCTCTTTCAAAACCTTTAATAAACCAAACTATATAGTTGATAAGAAATAAATCCATCATAACTCATCCCAGCGTTAATAATCCCAGCGTTACTAATACACCCTATTGagtactattcttatacacctaccaaacgaccccttagttcCTAACTAGGCATTAAGTTAAGAGAGTTAACTAAactcaacattttaggtaaacgagGTCGAATTCGTGATTTAAAGTTcctataggttcgtatgataatttggACTTATACGTATCTTTGGTTTAGCAGTCGTGGGGCTCATGTGTGATTCAAACATATCATGTGAAAGTTGAAATTTGAACAGCTTAAGAAATTTCAAAAGTTCAGTTTGGACCTTAATTTCTAGTTGTGAtatttttgtacatatttttATCCCTTGGATAAGTTCGTATAGGGTATATGTACTAGTTGGGATAGTTTGGAGGGGTCTCCaggaggctcgggtgagttttgggatgCTTGAAGAGAGATTTGGAAGTGAAAAGGTTGTATAAAATGCATCATAGTAGAGGCCAAGGTGGATGTGAAATAGTTGGGATGGTTTAGAGGGGTCCCGATTGACTCGGGTGAGTTACGGGGTGTTTGAAGAGTGATTAGAAGTAAAATATTGCAGAAAAATACATCAAATGTGGAGGCCAAGGTGGATGTCCTTTGTTGCAAGCTAAGATGAGGACTGAATCCTGGACGCTTCGCGTCCAACACCTGGAGCTGGAATTTTTGCCTTTTGCTATAAATCTTTATTTCGTACTTGggctttattttatcattttgggagctagggagctcggattgaagctaTTTTCGAAGTAATTTTCA
Proteins encoded in this window:
- the LOC107793050 gene encoding putative WRKY transcription factor 14 — its product is MCSKFQLQKTTMENNYQGDLADIFLGSSGQNISGANNITTTSGESSPTVTAAAVTDGWLGQFPSYPINYSASGIEEPSVQDFGDPFCNLRDPLLHDLDMMPAGSNLFISNKDNINNNNDNISLFGPKILEETEMKSRPTGNIFSRMLQISPTTKLAAMSPCNSPMTAAVALQPPSTVIATGGALVANDAIMFPNSSKTCLVENSGLQISSPRNTGIKRRKSQAKKVVCIPAPAPANSRQGGEIVPSDLWAWRKYGQKPIKGSPYPRGYYRCSSSKGCSARKQVERSRTDPNMLVITYTSEHNHPWPTQRNALAGSTRSQPNNSKHTTTSTSKNNTNSKDDEQNTSTVAQVNISKVKEEVAELQDLRHDHHHQQLAVEMHDFEFSKDSYQPILPDSSSNHSHEDFFADLVELEADPLNLLFAKTLSGDINEAGQKKAIDAFNLYDWSGNNNNKSQADP